CCCAGAGGATCGGGAGGACGTTGATGAGCGTGAACAGGATCAATGCCGGGAGGATCGTCAGGAGGGCCAGGTTCCGCTCCTTCGAGAGTATCTCGAAGAGCCAGTCTCGGTACCGTCGGATGGCCGTCTGCTTGCGGTCTTGTCCGAAGGGGAACTCGTCGTCCCCAGAGATGGGGTTATCTGTCGCCATGCAACCCTTTCATCCGCTCTGTCTCGGGAGCGATGTCCGACGCTTGTGGACTCATCCTGGGCGAGGGACGGTAACCTGTTCCGGCCACGCCATGTGTCTTCGACATATGATAACGAACCTCAGTACTGGTATCAGAATATGGGGTGTTAAAGGTTTCTCAAGCAACCGTAGCCTCGGCGGCGGCAGGCGGCCATGAGTCGAGGCACCATCGTCGGGATGACCGTCGACGACGACGTGCCGGCTCGTGTGCGGACCTCTCTGACCAGTTCGCGCACTGTCGTCCCCGTCCGGTTCGCGAGAGGGTTTATGACCTCCGAGAGGAATCACTCCAGCGATGACACCGTCGATTACGGCCATCGAGTGCGTCAAGTTCAGCTACCCGATCGAGAACATGCGGTCGATTGGGAGCAGCGGCGGAGCGGTTTACGACCCTGGACACGTCACAGAGCGACCGGTGTTCGCCATCCGGATCGAATCCGACCTCGGTGTGACCGGCGAGTACATCGCCTCGAACACGCCGCCGGACCACCTCCTCGCCCAGGTCGGGATGGTGGCGGGCGACCTCCTTGGAGAGAACCCGCTACGGATCGAGCGAATATGGGGAACGTTGAACCAATCGCTCAGGAAGTACGACAAGATGGGCCACGGGCCAATTGACATCGCGCTGTGGGACCTCGCCGGCAAGTACCGCGACGCGCCCGTCCACGAGCTGCTCGGGTCCTACCGGACCAGACTTCCCACATACGCCTCGACGCACCACGGTGACACCAACGGTGGCCTCGATTCTCCGGAGGCGTATGCCGACTTCGCCGAGGAGTGTCTGGACATGGGCTATCCGGCGTTCAAGATCCACGGCTGGTCGGGCGACGACGTGGACATCGATCGCGAGATCGAGACCGTCCTCACGGTGGACAAGCGCGTGGGCGATGAGATGGACTTGATGCTCGACCCCGGATGTTCCTACCGGACGTTCGCAGACGCGATCAAGGTCGGACGTGCGTGCGATAAGGCGGAGTTCTTCTGGTATGAAGACCCCTACAGCGACGGTGGACTCTCCCAGCACTCCCACCACAAGCTCCGCGAATTGATCGACACGCCGCTGTTGCAGTGTGAGCACGTGCGCGGATTGCAGATACACACGGACTTCATCGCGAACGGGGCGACCGACTTCGTTCGCGCGGACCCCGAGTACGACGGCGGCATCACGGGCGCAATGAAAATCGCGCGGATCGCCGAGGGATTCGGGCTTGACGTTGAGTACCACGCGCCCTGTCCGGCGCGGCGCCACTGCATGGCCGCCACCAGGAACACGAATTACTATGAGATGGCACTGGTGCACCCGGACACGCCGTGCACCCGTCACGTCCCGGCGTACAAGGGAGATTACGCCGACCTCCTCGACTCCATCGACAACGACGGGACGGTCCCCGTTCCCGACGGTCCCGGCCTCGGCGTCGAGATCGACTGGTCGTACGTCGAATCGAACGAGGTCGACCGGTGGGTTTACCGGTGATATACCCGCGCCCGCTTCTCGTCTCGTAGGGGGACAACGCGTCGAAATCGACATCCGGGAGGGTTGACGGATCCGGACTGTCAGGGTGGCGGCCTCGAGCCAACTGCGTGTAGCGCCCCGACGAGACGGCCTCGGAGCGACCGTTTTAAGTCCGGATGTGCGCGCGAACATCCCAACCCATGCGTTGGGAGTCCTCAGCAGTTTGCCGTTTGCCGGCGACCCGACTGGGGCGGCGTCACGTTGCAGGGTGCCCCAGGCCGGTTCTCCTCCGGGGGGAACAGTCAGGTTGGAATCAGGTAACCAAAAATACAAAACTATAAATATGTACATTGAGAGCATTTGGCATGGTTCGAGAGAGTCGTAACCATTCCACTAGGAGAGGTATGATTAAGGTCGTCGGAGCGGGTTCATTTGTTGGACTCGCCGGGTGTACGAGTAGCAGAGCCGGAGACGGCGGCTCCGGCGGAACGGTGGGCGGCGGCGGCGACAGCAAGTGGGGCGACTTCAGCGGGGAGACGCTCCACTTCGTCACCGGCGAGTCCGACGACGCCTCCCAGGAGTTCTGGGACAGGGTGACCCAGGACTTCGCGGCGGAAACGGGCGCCGACATCAAGGTGGAGTACACGGGATTTGGCTCCGCCCAGATCCAGCGCATCGCGCAGCTGGTCCAAGCCGGTGAGGCGCCTACCGTCAACCAAACCGCCTTCCATCAGGTGGCGACGTTCGTCGAAAACGACATCCTCGTTCCGCTGACGGACGTGATGGACGACCAGGTCGCCCCGGCGATCGGCAATCCGAACGACGCGAGCCGGTTCGAGTTTGAGGGGGACCTGTACCAGATTCCGTTCTGGAACAACGTCGGGGATTTCTTCTACCGGGAAGACCTGGCCGATGAGGTCGGGATGGGCGCGCCCGACACGTGGGACAAGGTGCTCGAGTACGCAGAGAAGGTCGACGGGATTCGGCCGGGGCTCAACGGCTCGTACGTCGCCGCCGGGCAAGGTGCCCACGCCGTGGCCCAGCTCGCGAGTTGGCTGTACAACAACGATGGTCGGATCGTCGAGCGCGATTCGAGCGGAGACCTCAGGATCGCCATCCAGGACGGGAAAATGCGCGACCGCTTCGTAGAGACCCTCGAGTTCCAGCGCGACCTGCATGAGTTCTCGCCGGAGGCGAGCGACTCCACTTGGGACACGCTCGCCAGTTCCATGGCGCAGAATACCGCGGCATGCCAGTGGTACGTCGGGTTCCGCCCGCCGGTCCGGTCGTTCCGGGCCGAACAGGACTTCGCGGAGCACGTGCGGTGCCTACAGCATCCGACGTCGCCGGCGGGCTCGAGAACTGGGCGCGGCGGCGCCGACGGGCTCTCCGTGTTCAGAAACTCCAACGAGGAGATGGGCAAGCAGTTCATAGCGTTCATGATGCGGCCGAAGTACTTGCTCGACCTGTACATGTCCATCGCACCGGTGCACAACATCCCGGCGTACCCCGACTTCCAGCAAAGCGACGACTATCAGGAGGCGCTCAAGGATCTGCCATACAACCAGGAGGACATCGCCGAGTACCAAGAGCGGGTCGCGAACGATTGGATATCGTACCCCGCGGAGACGGAACCGCCGAACCCCTACATCGGGGCGGTCTTCGAACGCTCTCCCCTGTGGGACATGCAGACCGAGGTGCTCGTCAACGACACCGACATCGACGTGGCCATCGACCAGTACGCCCCGAAGATGCAGGCAAACCTGGACGAGACCGCCGGCCAGTAATTCGGCGAGCGCTTCCCCCTTTTACGACGGTCGCCGGGTTCCCTGCGAGTCGGCAGGGAGTAACACGTAACAGCCAGTTGCGACGACGATGACGACCGCCAGGAAGACGAAGGCAGCGTCGAAGTAGTCCGCATCGGCGAACGC
The Halorarum halophilum genome window above contains:
- a CDS encoding enolase C-terminal domain-like protein, coding for MTPSITAIECVKFSYPIENMRSIGSSGGAVYDPGHVTERPVFAIRIESDLGVTGEYIASNTPPDHLLAQVGMVAGDLLGENPLRIERIWGTLNQSLRKYDKMGHGPIDIALWDLAGKYRDAPVHELLGSYRTRLPTYASTHHGDTNGGLDSPEAYADFAEECLDMGYPAFKIHGWSGDDVDIDREIETVLTVDKRVGDEMDLMLDPGCSYRTFADAIKVGRACDKAEFFWYEDPYSDGGLSQHSHHKLRELIDTPLLQCEHVRGLQIHTDFIANGATDFVRADPEYDGGITGAMKIARIAEGFGLDVEYHAPCPARRHCMAATRNTNYYEMALVHPDTPCTRHVPAYKGDYADLLDSIDNDGTVPVPDGPGLGVEIDWSYVESNEVDRWVYR
- a CDS encoding ABC transporter substrate-binding protein → MIKVVGAGSFVGLAGCTSSRAGDGGSGGTVGGGGDSKWGDFSGETLHFVTGESDDASQEFWDRVTQDFAAETGADIKVEYTGFGSAQIQRIAQLVQAGEAPTVNQTAFHQVATFVENDILVPLTDVMDDQVAPAIGNPNDASRFEFEGDLYQIPFWNNVGDFFYREDLADEVGMGAPDTWDKVLEYAEKVDGIRPGLNGSYVAAGQGAHAVAQLASWLYNNDGRIVERDSSGDLRIAIQDGKMRDRFVETLEFQRDLHEFSPEASDSTWDTLASSMAQNTAACQWYVGFRPPVRSFRAEQDFAEHVRCLQHPTSPAGSRTGRGGADGLSVFRNSNEEMGKQFIAFMMRPKYLLDLYMSIAPVHNIPAYPDFQQSDDYQEALKDLPYNQEDIAEYQERVANDWISYPAETEPPNPYIGAVFERSPLWDMQTEVLVNDTDIDVAIDQYAPKMQANLDETAGQ